The sequence TATCCCTGTCGGAGAAGAGATTGTAAAGAAATGGGCGCACCGCCTCCAGGGTATCGGGACCTCCGAGGTTGAGAAGCATAACTCCTGTTTTGTTCAAACCAACGCCTCCGGGGATTACGTTCTTGCGAATCCTTTATGTGTATTAAAGTCGAACAGATGTCGTTATTCCGTCATTCCGGCTTGTCCGGAATCTGTCTTTAAGAAGGATTCCCCACTCCCGAATACTTTCGGGAGTGGGAGAATGACAAATGATTGGAATTTATATGCAGACTTTAGTTAGTAAGTCGAATTATATACTTTTAGGGGCGGGATTGTGAAGGATCAGGGTCTCTCCCGAATCCGCCGTTTGACTTGCAGGTCAAAGTGAGGGCGTATGGATCAAGCTCTCCGACCAAAGCCCGGGGCTTTCGGCAAGCGGCATTGCAATGGCTTTTCGTCTCATTCCCGTCCCGACATCAATTCGGGACTCCGAGGCAAGCACCGGGCTGACCCTCCCGGAGAGGCATGACGAGTGCCTGAAAACCACCAAATCCAATACCCACCAGCCCTTTTCATGGATTGACAGGAGCTCTACCGGCAATTCAGTGGTCTCGGTTTTGTGTTATAATAATAAAGTACCTTGTGCCGGCATGTTTGGGGGTGCTGTCATCCCTGAAATGAACTCAGAATGACATCATTATTATGCGTTTTCAGGATTCCGGTACAGCCTGTTCGCGGGACTGATAATCCGGTGTTATCAAGTTAAGAATCACTCAACTCATGTGTTATTCAATCAGCCGCTTATGCCTTTTGTTCCCTGGTTTTTTAGGAGTTTCTGTTCCTTTAATACTTGACAGAGGCGGCGTATTCCTGTTAAATTATTAGCACTCTGCCAGGTAGAGTGCTAAGTGCACTTTAAGTGATTATGAAAGAGGAAGTGCTTGATAAGAGGAGCAGGCAGGTGCTCTCGGCAGTGATCCAGAGTTATATAGTCAACCCTGATCCTGTGGGGTCAAGGTATGTCACAAAGAAGTATGACTTCGGTTACTCGCCGGCTACCATCAGGAACATAATGTCAGATCTTGAGGACATGGGATTTCTGAGCCAGCCCCATACATCTGCGGGAAGGCTGCCCACAGACAAGGGCTACAGGTATTACGTGGAGAGCCTGCTTGATGACAGTGTTGACTATAACTGGAACCTCGACGATGTTCTGAAAAAACGTCTGGGGAATCTGCTGGACGATGTGGATTCGGTCCTTGACAGGACCACGGATGTGATCTCGATGCTGTCGCAGTATATCGGGCTTGCCGTATCTCCCGGTGCAGAGGGGAGTATTCTCAGGAGGATAGAACTCGTTCCTTACAGGGATGACAGAATAGCCGTTATACTCCTCACTGATGAGGGGTTTATAAGGCATAAGATTATCAAGAACGAGTTTTCCTTTACACAGTACGACCTTAACAGCATAGCAAGGTATTTCAACAGGGAGTTTTCCGGTTATACCGTCAAGGAGATCAGGGAACACCTTGTAAACGAGATGCTGCAGGAGAAGGAGAAGTTCGACACACTGATCTCCAGTGCCATGGAGATTTACAGGAACGTGCTGTACGAATATGATTCCAACATCTTCATAACGGGCATGACGAGGATCCTGGACCTTCCGGAGTTTTCAGATCTCAAACGGATCAAGGACCTCTCTAAAACCATCGAGGACAAGCATGCCGTTGTGAGACTTATTGATAAAATCATGGAGTCAGGCGGGGTTCAGATTTTTATCGGATCTGAAAATTCCTTAAAAGAGATGGAGAGTATGAGTGTTATAGCATCAACCTACTATAAAGAGGGTGACAGGACCGCGGGGGTGATTGGCATAATCGGACCCAAGAGGATGGACTATTCAACTTCCATCTCGCTTGTCGAGTCCGCTGCAACGTTCCTGACAAATATCTTTAATGAATGAAGGAGGAGACCAATGGAAAAACGGGAGATGAAGGACCTTGAGATAAAGGAAGACCATCCTGTCCAGGAGAAGAAGGCACAGCCCGATGAGGTCGTTGCTGTCGAGTTGTCTCCTGAAGAGCAGATCAGGAAAATGCAAGAGGAGCTTTCAGAGGCAAAGGAGAAGTACCTCAGGCTGTATGCCGAGTTTGAGAATTATAGAAAAAGGGTTCAGAAGGACAGGGAGGAACTGGTAAAATACTCTATAGAACCACTTGTAATGGAACTCCTTACAGTTATTGATAACCTGGAGATGGCGCTTGAGCACTCTGAAAACGATGCAACTGCCGAAAGCCTCATTGAGGGTGTGGAGTTGACGCTCAGGGAGTTCAGGAAGGTTATCGGGAAGTACGGTGTGCAGGAGATTGAATCCCTCGGCAAGCCCTTTGACCCCGCCTACCATCATGCCATAAACCAGGTTCAGAGGAATGATGTGGAAAGCAATACCGTTGTTGAGGAATACCGGAAGGGGTACCTGCTCAAGGACAGGGTAATACGTCCCTCCCTTGTTGCAGTCTCCAGGAGGGAAGGAGAGGCCGGTGACGTGCCTGACG is a genomic window of bacterium BMS3Abin08 containing:
- the hrcA gene encoding heat-inducible transcription repressor HrcA — translated: MKEEVLDKRSRQVLSAVIQSYIVNPDPVGSRYVTKKYDFGYSPATIRNIMSDLEDMGFLSQPHTSAGRLPTDKGYRYYVESLLDDSVDYNWNLDDVLKKRLGNLLDDVDSVLDRTTDVISMLSQYIGLAVSPGAEGSILRRIELVPYRDDRIAVILLTDEGFIRHKIIKNEFSFTQYDLNSIARYFNREFSGYTVKEIREHLVNEMLQEKEKFDTLISSAMEIYRNVLYEYDSNIFITGMTRILDLPEFSDLKRIKDLSKTIEDKHAVVRLIDKIMESGGVQIFIGSENSLKEMESMSVIASTYYKEGDRTAGVIGIIGPKRMDYSTSISLVESAATFLTNIFNE
- a CDS encoding heat shock protein GrpE; translated protein: MEKREMKDLEIKEDHPVQEKKAQPDEVVAVELSPEEQIRKMQEELSEAKEKYLRLYAEFENYRKRVQKDREELVKYSIEPLVMELLTVIDNLEMALEHSENDATAESLIEGVELTLREFRKVIGKYGVQEIESLGKPFDPAYHHAINQVQRNDVESNTVVEEYRKGYLLKDRVIRPSLVAVSRREGEAGDVPDVETMEVNDEDTNNNIKED